The following proteins are encoded in a genomic region of Phoenix dactylifera cultivar Barhee BC4 unplaced genomic scaffold, palm_55x_up_171113_PBpolish2nd_filt_p 000742F, whole genome shotgun sequence:
- the LOC103722600 gene encoding AT-hook motif nuclear-localized protein 24-like, whose translation MDPITASSAHGHHLPPPFHTRDFHHNFHQQLQQPKSEDDQGGLNRSQKRNRDDSSHTNTNGSSSSCGDGKELVPVTSYGEADGEAARRPRGRPAGSRNKPKPPIIINRDSANAFRTHVMEVAGGCDIVEGMAAFACRRQRGMCILSGTGTVTNVRLRQPASQGAVVTLHGYFEILSLSGSFLPPPAPPAATGLTVYLAGGQGQVVGGSVVGPLMASGPVVIMAASFANAAYDRLPLEEEESLQAQGPLESHGLLGQQQQQQQFPQDPNLFHGLAPNLLSNVQLPSEPHSWTTGAGIH comes from the coding sequence ATGGATCCGATAACGGCATCATCAGCACATGGACATCATCTTCCTCCTCCATTCCACACACGAGACTTCCATCACAACTTCCACCAGCAGCTGCAGCAACCCAAATCCGAGGACGACCAAGGCGGCCTCAATCGAAGCCAGAAGCGGAACCGTGATGATAGCAGCCATACCAATACCAACGGAAGCAGTAGCAGCTGTGGAGATGGCAAGGAATTGGTGCCAGTAACCTCCTACGGGGAGGCGGATGGCGAGGCGGCGCGCAGGCCCCGGGGTCGGCCTGCCGGGTCGAGGAACAAGCCGAAGCCCCCCATTATCATAAACCGGGACAGCGCGAACGCCTTCAGAACCCACGTCATGGAGGTCGCCGGCGGTTGCGACATAGTCGAGGGCATGGCCGCCTTCGCATGCCGCCGGCAGCGAGGCATGTGCATCCTTAGCGGTACCGGTACCGTCACAAATGTCAGGCTCCGCCAGCCGGCATCCCAGGGCGCTGTCGTCACCCTCCATGGCTACTTTGAGATCCTCTCCCTATCAGGATCCTTCCTGCCGCCGCCTGCCCCACCCGCGGCCACCGGCCTCACAGTATACCTGGCTGGCGGGCAGGGACAAGTGGTCGGAGGGAGCGTCGTGGGACCGCTGATGGCGTCCGGGCCTGTCGTTATAATGGCAGCATCGTTCGCAAATGCCGCCTATGACAGGCTTCCTCTGGAGGAAGAGGAGTCTCTACAAGCCCAGGGGCCTCTGGAATCCCATGGATTACTTggtcagcagcagcagcagcagcagttccCGCAGGACCCGAACCTCTTCCATGGCCTTGCGCCGAATCTTCTCAGTAACGTCCAGTTGCCGTCGGAGCCTCACAGTTGGACTACTGGTGCAGGGATTCACTGA